A stretch of Falco rusticolus isolate bFalRus1 chromosome 2, bFalRus1.pri, whole genome shotgun sequence DNA encodes these proteins:
- the RPS11 gene encoding 40S ribosomal protein S11: MADTQTERAYQKQPTIFQNKKRVLLGEGGKEKLPRYYKNIGLGFKTPKEAIEGTYIDKKCPFTGNVSIRGRILSGVVTKMKMQRTIVIRRDYLHYIRKYNRFEKRHKNMSVHLSPCFRDVQIGDIVTVGECRPLSKTVRFNVLKVTKAAGTKKQFQKF; encoded by the exons ATGGCGGACACGCAG ACCGAACGGGCCTACCAGAAGCAGCCCACCATCTTCCAGAACAAAAAGCGGGTGCTGCTGGGCGAAGGTGGCAAGGAGAAGCTACCCCGATACTACAAAAACATCGGCCTCGGCTTCAAGACTCCCAAGGAG gCGATTGAGGGCACTTACATCGACAAGAAGTGTCCCTTCACTGGTAATGTCTCTATCCGTGGCCGAATCCTGTCAG GTGTGGTTACTAAGATGAAGATGCAGCGCACCATTGTCATCCGTCGGGACTACCTGCATTACATCCGCAAGTACAACCGCTTCGAGAAGCGCCACAAGAACATGTCTGTGCATCTCTCCCCCTGCTTCAG GGATGTCCAGATTGGAGATATTGTCACCGTGGGAGAGTGTCGTCCCCTCAGCAAGACTGTCCGGTTCAATGTCCTCAAAGTCACAAAGGCTGCTGGTACCAAGAAGCAATTccagaagttttaa